Within Telopea speciosissima isolate NSW1024214 ecotype Mountain lineage chromosome 8, Tspe_v1, whole genome shotgun sequence, the genomic segment GGCCTTCAGGCTCTGCTTAATTACACATTAAATACCCATATTTAATATCCCACCAGTGCATGTACCATTTCACTTTTCAACTACTATAAATATGAACTTCTTGTTCCATCAGTGATCCACCATACTCGTCCATTCATCGATAGTTCTCTCTCTTTACAACACATATTGTTGTGCTGTGAATTCAAAGAAAGATCTTATAATGGGTTCCAATGGGAAGCTGGAAGTGGAGATGGAGTTGAAGTCCAGTGCAGATAAGTTCTGGGAAAGCATAAGAGACTCCACCAACCTGTTCCCCAAGATTTTCCCCACCCATTACAAGAGCATTGAAGTCCTCGAGGGAGATGGCAAGTCTGTTGGCTCCATCAGGCTCTTGACTTACGCCCAAGGTAATTCATTCATCAAAACTATTGTTGATCTCTTCTGTTCATTCCTGTTGAGGTTTTAGTGTCTTGACTTTTGATGATGGAAAATTTTTaaaggactatatgggtatttcagtAAATTTTTTGTATAGGATTTCGTTATAAATCTGTAGCGAGAGTTTTTTCTCTGTATtgcaaatctgagagaggtgtgaggaacgaaCGACTGTAAccttattctccattgatagtgaaacagatctcatctcatctcatcgtGAACATAGACAATTTTGTCAAACtacgtaaatctttgtgcgcATTGTATActtgtgtttgcgatttccattcttctctgcatcgtgttaggttttacaCATTCCATGACTTTAATTGCTAATTACTGTGATCTTTTTTGTATATAAAAGTAGAGATACCAGGGGTGAAGTTTGCGAAGGAGAAGATCGATGCAGTGGATGAGGCAGGGAAGGAAGTGGAATACAGTGTGATTGATGGAGATGTTGCGCATTTCTACAAACATTTCAAGGCCAAGCTGGTAGTTATCCCCAAGGGTGAAGGGAGCTCAGTGAAATGGTCATGTGAGTTCGAGAAAGCAAGTGGTGATGTTCCTGATCCACACCTCGTCAAAGACTTTGCTGTCCACAACTTCCGAGCATTGGATGACTACCTTCTCAAGGCCTAGCTAGGCCCgcccttaattaattattacGTAATAAGGCCCCAGGTGTCCTCATAGAGGCTGCTGCCTGCAGTTATTGCCTAATAAATATTGTAGTAAATAACATCAAGTCTGTGAAAGAGAGAGTGCGATTGTCTATGTACGTACGCACAAATTcgtgtttgtttgttttcaaTTGGCTTAAAGTAATCGTACTTCATGTTCGTCACTTCAACTCACTCCATGGTAtagttccccctccccccccccaccccgcccttttctacccaaaaaaggTATAGTTCCCCTTATTTGGATTAGTTTTTGCCATAAACAGGgccgggttgggttgggttttttaaaactctaATTCAATCCTGAGTCCTCTTCAACCTTGAGTCCTCTTTgttcaacccaagcccaatccAGGACTGAGATATCCCAGTCCAGTCCTAACCCTGCAGGCtcaacccagcccagcccagcttAGCTCGATCATGATTTTTGCCAAGGGTAGGGTTGACTCTGATTTTTCCTAGGGCATGGTTGGCCTTGACTTGTCCTgcatttttgccatttacgtcgtcctatacattaaaaaaatgagacaaatgTGAATtaggtattggtttgtttcatactcaattgattATTAGACTTTTCATTAGGTTAAAAACTTAgaccaatcttaaaattgtaaatatttggGGTCAATAGATTATTAgccattttttttggataaaccaatagataattagatataAACTATAAATTGTacagcataacctaacacaggttGGGCTAGGCTTAGCCCAAAGCCTCAACCTTGGTTCAGCCCGACCCCAATCCAGGACCTAAAATTTTCATTCCTAACCTACCCTCAAGGTTGAAAAAACCAGCCCAAGTCTTGTTCGGGCTCAAGCAGGGTAGGGCGGGCTCAGACCAACAAgg encodes:
- the LOC122638338 gene encoding MLP-like protein 423 isoform X1 — its product is MGSNGKLEVEMELKSSADKFWESIRDSTNLFPKIFPTHYKSIEVLEGDGKSVGSIRLLTYAQEIPGVKFAKEKIDAVDEAGKEVEYSVIDGDVAHFYKHFKAKLVVIPKGEGSSVKWSCEFEKASGDVPDPHLVKDFAVHNFRALDDYLLKA
- the LOC122638338 gene encoding MLP-like protein 423 isoform X2, producing the protein MGSNGKLEVEMELKSSADKFWESIRDSTNLFPKIFPTHYKSIEVLEGDGKSVGSIRLLTYAQGIPGVKFAKEKIDAVDEAGKEVEYSVIDGDVAHFYKHFKAKLVVIPKGEGSSVKWSCEFEKASGDVPDPHLVKDFAVHNFRALDDYLLKA